A window of the Eschrichtius robustus isolate mEscRob2 chromosome 5, mEscRob2.pri, whole genome shotgun sequence genome harbors these coding sequences:
- the STEAP3 gene encoding metalloreductase STEAP3 isoform X2 has translation MDKPLISCHLVDSDGSLAEAPSEVPKVGILGSGDFARSLATRLVGSGFSVVVGSRNPKRTAGLFPSAAQVTFQEEAVGSPEVIFVAMFREHYSTLCGLSDQLAGKILVDVSNPTEQEHIWHHESNAEYLASLFPACTVVKAFNVISAWTLQSGPRDGNRQVPICSDQPEAKRTVLELAQAMGFTPVDMGSLASAREVEAMPLRLLPGWKVPALLALGLFVFFYTYNFIRDVLQPYLQEGKNKFYQLPVSVVNTTLPCVAYVLLSLVYLPGVVAAALQLRRGTKYRRFPDWLGHWLQHRKQIGLLSFFCAALHALYSFCLPLRRSHRYELVNLAVKQVLTNKSHLWIEEEVWRMEIYLSLGVLALGTLSLLAVTSLPSIANSLNWREFSFVQSS, from the exons ATGGACAAGCCACTCATCAGCTGCCACCTGGTGGACAGTGATGGCAGCCTTGCTGAGGCCCCCAGTGAGGTTCCCAAAGTGGGCATCCTGGGCAGCGGGGACTTTGCCCGCTCCCTGGCCACACGCCTGGTGGGCTCCGGCTTCAGCGTGGTGGTGGGGAGCCGCAACCCCAAACGCACGGCTGGGCTGTTCCCCTCAGCAGCACAAGTGACTTTCCAGGAGGAGGCAGTGGGGTCCCCAGAGGTCATCTTCGTGGCCATGTTCCGGGAACACTACTCCACACTATGTGGTCTCAGTGACCAGCTGGCCGGCAAGATCCTGGTGGACGTGAGCAACCCCACAGAGCAGGAGCACATTTGGCACCATGAGTCCAATGCTGAGTACCTGGCCTCCCTCTTCCCCGCCTGCACAGTGGTCAAGGCCTTCAATGTCATCTCTGCCTGGACCCTGCAGTCTGGCCCAAGGGATGGAAACAGGCAG gtgCCCATCTGCAGTGACCAGCCAGAAGCCAAACGCACCGTCTTGGAGCTGGCGCAGGCCATGGGCTTCACCCCCGTGGACATGGGGTCCCTGGCCTCGGCCCGGGAGGTGGAGGCCATGCCCCTGCGCCTCCTCCCAGGCTGGAAGGTGCCTGCTCTCCTGGCCCTGGGGCTCTTCGTCTTCTTCTACACCTACAACTTCATCCGCGATGTGCTGCAGCCCTACCTGCAGGAGGGCAAGAACAAGTTCTACCAGCTGCCTGTGTCCGTGGTCAACACCACGCTGCCCTGCGTGGCCTACGTGCTGCTGTCGCTGGTGTACCTGCCCGGCGTGGTGGCGGCGGCCCTGCAGCTGCGCCGCGGCACCAAGTACCGCCGCTTCCCCGACTGGCTGGGCCACTGGCTGCAGCACCGCAAGCAGATCGGCCTGCTCAGCTTCTTCTGCGCCGCCCTGCACGCGCTCTACAGCTTCTGCCTGCCGCTGCGCCGCTCGCACCGCTACGAGCTGGTCAACCTGGCCGTCAAGCAG GTCTTGACCAATAAAAGTCACCTCTGGATCGAGGAGGAAGTCTGGCGGATGGAGATCTACCTGTCCCTGGGAGTGCTGGCCCTGGGCACGCTGTCCCTGCTGGCTGTCACCTCACTGCCATCCATCGCAAACTCCCTCAACTGGAGGGAGTTCAGCTTTGTTCAG